One Lachancea thermotolerans CBS 6340 chromosome B complete sequence genomic window, ATTAAACGAACTTGGAAGTTGGCTAGGAAGGGTGGGATTGATTAACCAAAACTGGCTGCGGTAGCCCGTCCCTTCTAGTGGCTGGAAAAATCAGCTGAGTTATTAGTTAAGATtcgcagaagctgcttgtgCTTGAGTTCATTGGCCTCTACATGCGACCCTGTGTCTGCTGAGCCCTATTGGTTTCCGTAATAGGGTGAGGGGATGTGTCGGTGACAATGCGTTCGGTTCTGTGATAGGTTGTATTAACGTTTTCCTGAGGTAGGGCACCGGCGTTTCCAGTATTAGTTGCATCTTGTCCCATTTCCGTGGCGCCGGAAGCATTGCGTCTATGGTCTGTTTCGCCAAGCTTCTCGCGGTTGGTGCCATTGTAGGTCGAGTCGCCAGTCGAGTAGGTGTGTTGGTCATGCACGCCAGCGCCTCCTTCCGCGTCATTGTGGTGGGGTCCGGTACCTTCCAGGTCACTGCGGTTTGTCTCACTGAGACGCAGACCTGTCCATGGGTTTAGCTTGTAGCCCGCATTGTGGTATGGCGTCCACATCGCGCGCTGGCCTCCACCTCTTTGCATAATTGGTCTGATCACGTTTAAGCCGATAATCAGGGTCGAAATCATAAACAGGACGGTACACAGGCCGGCAAATGCGATGGATGCCTTTGCACTGCGGCAAGGGCGCATATGCGAGTCAGTGGTGTATTGGCTCGTGTATGGATCATATCTACCTCCGGAGGACATAAAGCTCGAAGTGGAACCATAGTTAGGGTTGTAGGTACTTGTGGTCTGGAGCCCGCACGCCCTAGAGCCATGCGTCTTGGCTAGCACCACAAACGCGCACAACCACAGGATGGTTATGATAATTTCGAAAAGCAAGTATAGCCCGGGCAGCAGAAGCTTATGCAACAGGACGCCTAGCAAACTCAGCAACATCAAGTAAAACACAGAAATGGCGGCAACCGCCAGTCCAAAGTTGGTTTTATGGCTTCCATGATAACTGTACCCTTTCAACACGTAAGCTAGAAGTCCTAAGGCAATCACGCTGCTGATGAACTGCAACGCTCTCAAAGATATAAGCATAAAGTCCAGCACCACAAACCCGGCAAACCGCATCactttcttttgcttctctttttgagcaccATCCGTATTCCCGCTGGTACCCACACCTGTGCCCTCATCGCGGTACGCGTAGTCGTTGTTATTCACCCCACCCCTGTTGGCTGGGATACCAGTACTGCCGTTGGCACCCGCTACCCTGTTGTCGTTATAATTATTAACAGCTGACATTAGTATTAGTAGAACTTTTGTTGCTGCTCTTTATGGGTGGTCCAGACGGGCTACTGACTGTCTCATCCATATGCATTTATATACCACC contains:
- a CDS encoding uncharacterized protein (weakly similar to uniprot|Q7LGR3 Saccharomyces cerevisiae YDL218W), whose protein sequence is MLISLRALQFISSVIALGLLAYVLKGYSYHGSHKTNFGLAVAAISVFYLMLLSLLGVLLHKLLLPGLYLLFEIIITILWLCAFVVLAKTHGSRACGLQTTSTYNPNYGSTSSFMSSGGRYDPYTSQYTTDSHMRPCRSAKASIAFAGLCTVLFMISTLIIGLNVIRPIMQRGGGQRAMWTPYHNAGYKLNPWTGLRLSETNRSDLEGTGPHHNDAEGGAGVHDQHTYSTGDSTYNGTNREKLGETDHRRNASGATEMGQDATNTGNAGALPQENVNTTYHRTERIVTDTSPHPITETNRAQQTQGRM